One segment of Mugil cephalus isolate CIBA_MC_2020 chromosome 14, CIBA_Mcephalus_1.1, whole genome shotgun sequence DNA contains the following:
- the flot1a gene encoding flotillin-1a has translation MFYTCGPNEAMVVSGFCRSPPLMIAGGRVFVVPCIQKIQRISLNTLTLNVKSDKVYTRHGVPISVTGIAQMKIQGQNKQMLAAACQMFMGKSEPEIAQIALETLEGHQRAIIAHLTVEEIYKDRKKFSEQVFQVASSDLLNMGISVVSYTLKDVHDDQDYLHSLGKGRTAQVQKDARIGEAQNKRDAVIREAHAMQEKISAQYKNEIDMAKAQRDYELKKAAYDIEVNTKKAESEMAYQLQVAKTKQRIEEEKMQVQVVERTQQITLQEQEITRREKELEAKVKKPAEAERYRLEKLAEAQRLKLIMEAEAEAESIRVKGEAEAFAVEAKGRAEAEQMVKKAEAFQEYKDGAMVDMLLEKLPLMAEEISKPLCEAQKVTMVSSGGGEVGAAKLSGEVLDIMTRVPDALEKLTGVSISQVTSRTG, from the exons ATGTTCTACACGTGTGGTCCCAACGAGGCTATGGTGGTGTCAG GGTTCTGTCGTTCTCCTCCGCTGATGATAGCCGGAGGCCGAGTGTTCGTCGTCCCCTGCATTCAGAAGATACAGAG GATTTCCCTGAATACTCTGACTCTGAATGTGAAGAGCGATAAAGTCTACACCCGCCACGGAGTTCCCATCTCCGTCACTGGGATAGCGCAG ATGAAGATCCAGGGTCAGAATAAACAGATGCTGGCTGCAGCCTGCCAGATGTTCATGGGGAAGTCGGAGCCTGAGATCGCTCAGATCGCTTTGGAGACGCTCGAGGGACACCAGCGAGCCATCATCGCCCACCTGACCGTCGAG GAGATCTACAAGGACCGTAAGAAGTTCTCGGAGCAGGTTTTTCAGGTGGCTTCCTCCGACCTGCTCAACATGGGCATCAGCGTGGTCAGCTACACTCTCAAAGATGTTCACGACGACCAG GATTATCTGCATTCACTGGGAAAAGGCCGAACTGCTCAGGTCCAGAAAGACGCTCGTATCGGTGAGGCCCAGAACAAGAGAGATGCTGTGATCAGG gaaGCCCACGCGATGCAGGAGAAGATTTCGGCTCAGTATAAGAATGAGATCGACATGGCGAAGGCCCAGAGGGACTACGAGCTGAAGAAGGCAGCCTATGACATTGAGGTCAACACGAAGAAGGCTGAGTCAGAGATGGCCTATCAGCTACAG GTAGCGAAGACGAAGCAGCGCAtcgaggaggagaagatgcagGTGCAGGTGGTGGAGCGGACGCAGCAGATCACGCTGCAGGAGCAGGAGATCACGCGCagggagaaggagctggaggccaAGGTGAAGAAACCTGCCGAGGCCGAGCGCTACCGCCTGGAGAAACTGGCTGAGGCTCAACG TCTTAAGTTGATCATGGAGGCAGAGGCCGAAGCTGAGTCCATCAGG GTGAAAGGTGAGGCCGAAGCCTTTGCGGTGGAGGCCAAGGGTCGCGCCGAGGCCGAGCAGATGGTGAAGAAGGCCGAGGCCTTCCAGGAGTACAAGGACGGAGCCATGGTGGACATGCTGCTGGAGAAACTGCCTCTG ATGGCGGAGGAGATCAGCAAACCCCTGTGCGAAGCCCAGAAGGTGACGATGGTGTCCAGCGGAGGCGGAGAGGTGGGCGCCGCCAAGCTGTCGGGAGAGGTGCTGGACATCATGACCCGCGTCCCCGACGCCTTGGAGAAACTGACCGGAGTCAGCATCTCTCAG GTGACTTCCCGTACAGGTTGA